A DNA window from Mucilaginibacter xinganensis contains the following coding sequences:
- the dnaK gene encoding molecular chaperone DnaK has translation MGYNTNNQSRKYNHMSKIIGIDLGTTNSCVAVMEGNEPVVIANSEGKRTTPSVVAFVDNGERKVGDPAKRQAITNPTKTIYSIKRFMGNNFNEVTKEASRVPYKVVKGDNNTPRVEIGDRMYTPQEISAMILQKMKKTAEDFLGHEVTEAVITVPAYFNDAQRQATKEAGEIAGLKVRRIINEPTAAALAYGLDKAHRDMKIAVFDCGGGTHDVSILELGDGVFEVKSTDGDTHLGGDDFDQVIIDWMADEFKNDEGVDLRKDPMALQRLKESAEKAKIELSSSAQTEINLPYVTASDGVPKHLVKTLTRAKFEQLADSLIKRTIEPCKTALKNAGYTTADIDEVILVGGSTRIPAIQEAVEKFFGKAPSKGVNPDEVVAIGAAIQGGVLTGEVKDVLLLDVTPLSLGIETMGGVMTKLIESNTTIPTKKSEVFSTASDNQPSVEIHILQGERPIASGNRTIGRFHLDGIPPAPRGVPQVEVTFDIDANGILNVSAKDKATGKEQKIRIEASSGLTDAEIKKMKDEAEANADADKKAKEEVEKLNAADALIFSTEKQLKEYGDKISADKKAPIESGLTKLKEAYAAKNFADIDTAQAELSNAWNAASEEMYKATGDAGQAQPGAEGGAGAPNAEGNSDTVTDVDFEEVK, from the coding sequence ATAGGTTATAATACAAATAATCAATCAAGAAAATATAATCATATGTCTAAAATAATTGGAATCGACTTAGGAACAACTAACTCCTGCGTTGCGGTAATGGAGGGTAACGAACCCGTAGTTATTGCCAACAGTGAGGGTAAACGTACTACGCCGTCAGTAGTGGCTTTTGTTGACAATGGCGAGCGTAAAGTTGGTGATCCGGCTAAACGTCAGGCTATCACTAACCCAACAAAAACTATTTATTCTATAAAACGCTTTATGGGTAACAACTTTAACGAAGTTACCAAAGAAGCATCACGTGTACCTTACAAAGTGGTTAAAGGTGATAACAACACGCCGCGTGTTGAAATTGGCGACCGCATGTACACACCACAGGAAATTTCAGCAATGATACTTCAGAAAATGAAGAAAACTGCTGAAGATTTTTTAGGACATGAAGTAACTGAAGCGGTTATTACCGTACCGGCTTATTTTAACGATGCACAGCGCCAGGCTACTAAAGAAGCCGGTGAAATTGCAGGCTTAAAAGTACGCCGTATAATTAACGAACCTACTGCTGCTGCCCTGGCTTATGGCCTTGACAAAGCACACAGGGATATGAAAATTGCAGTATTTGACTGCGGTGGTGGTACGCATGACGTATCTATCCTTGAGTTAGGTGATGGTGTTTTTGAAGTAAAATCAACCGATGGTGATACGCACCTTGGTGGTGACGACTTTGACCAGGTGATCATCGACTGGATGGCTGACGAATTTAAAAATGACGAAGGTGTTGATCTGCGTAAAGATCCAATGGCTTTACAGCGTTTAAAAGAGTCTGCTGAAAAAGCTAAGATTGAGTTATCAAGCTCAGCTCAAACTGAAATTAACTTACCATATGTTACCGCTTCTGACGGTGTGCCTAAGCACCTTGTTAAAACTTTAACCCGTGCTAAATTTGAGCAACTTGCTGACAGCTTAATCAAACGTACCATTGAGCCTTGTAAAACAGCATTGAAAAATGCAGGTTATACCACAGCTGATATTGATGAAGTGATTTTGGTAGGTGGTTCAACCCGTATCCCTGCTATCCAGGAAGCTGTTGAAAAATTCTTCGGTAAAGCGCCGTCAAAAGGTGTTAACCCTGATGAAGTAGTTGCTATTGGTGCAGCTATACAGGGTGGTGTATTGACAGGTGAAGTTAAAGATGTATTGTTGCTGGATGTTACCCCGCTTTCATTAGGTATTGAAACTATGGGTGGTGTAATGACCAAACTGATAGAATCAAACACTACTATCCCAACAAAAAAATCTGAAGTGTTCTCAACTGCGTCTGATAACCAGCCTTCAGTAGAGATCCATATATTACAGGGTGAACGCCCTATTGCTTCAGGTAACCGTACCATTGGACGTTTCCACCTGGACGGGATACCACCGGCTCCGCGCGGCGTACCACAGGTAGAAGTAACTTTTGATATTGATGCCAACGGTATCCTGAATGTATCTGCAAAAGATAAGGCAACCGGCAAAGAGCAGAAAATCCGTATCGAAGCTTCATCAGGTTTAACTGATGCTGAAATCAAAAAGATGAAGGACGAAGCTGAAGCAAATGCTGATGCTGACAAAAAGGCAAAAGAAGAAGTTGAAAAACTGAACGCAGCCGACGCCCTGATCTTCTCAACAGAAAAACAACTGAAAGAGTACGGCGATAAAATTTCGGCTGACAAAAAAGCACCAATTGAGTCAGGTCTGACAAAATTGAAAGAAGCTTACGCAGCTAAAAACTTTGCTGATATTGATACAGCGCAGGCTGAATTGAGCAATGCATGGAATGCAGCATCTGAAGAGATGTATAAAGCAACAGGCGATGCAGGCCAGGCTCAGCCAGGTGCAGAAGGTGGCGCAGGTGCACCAAATGCAGAAGGCAACTCTGACACTGTAACAGATGTTGACTTTGAAGAAGTAAAATAA
- a CDS encoding class IIb bacteriocin, lactobin A/cerein 7B family codes for MKSNLGKPLSKKEMKEVQGGKYPGCAAYGQAGVAYQYGCCTGLYACGGPTGLLCIDVADCT; via the coding sequence ATGAAATCGAATTTAGGAAAACCACTTTCTAAAAAAGAAATGAAAGAAGTACAGGGCGGTAAGTATCCTGGTTGTGCAGCTTATGGGCAGGCGGGAGTGGCATACCAGTATGGATGTTGTACAGGACTATATGCCTGCGGCGGCCCAACCGGGCTTTTATGTATAGACGTTGCAGATTGTACTTAA
- the rplQ gene encoding 50S ribosomal protein L17 produces MRHGKKVNHLGRTNSHRKAMMSNMATSLILHKRITTTLAKAKALRGYVEPILTKSKNDTTHSRRTVFSYLQDKDAVTILFREIAQKIATRPGGYTRIIKMENRLGDNAEMAMIELVDYNTVYGSDVAKVEKKSTRRRGGSAKAKTEAPAEKAAPVAEAPLALGETADNEIEIETPASQHAAEEKTPESPAANEENAEKGE; encoded by the coding sequence ATGAGACACGGAAAAAAAGTAAATCACTTAGGCCGCACAAACAGCCATCGCAAGGCGATGATGAGCAACATGGCCACTTCGCTTATTTTACACAAGCGTATTACAACAACATTAGCTAAGGCAAAAGCTTTACGCGGATATGTTGAGCCAATTCTTACGAAATCAAAAAACGATACTACGCACTCACGTCGTACAGTATTTAGCTACTTACAGGATAAAGACGCGGTTACCATTCTTTTCCGCGAAATTGCTCAAAAAATAGCAACCCGTCCGGGTGGTTATACACGTATCATTAAGATGGAAAACCGTTTAGGTGATAACGCTGAAATGGCGATGATTGAATTAGTAGATTACAATACCGTTTACGGAAGTGATGTTGCTAAAGTAGAGAAGAAATCAACCCGTCGTCGTGGTGGTTCTGCAAAAGCTAAAACTGAAGCTCCTGCTGAAAAAGCTGCTCCGGTAGCTGAAGCTCCTTTAGCGCTTGGCGAAACGGCTGATAACGAAATAGAAATTGAAACTCCGGCATCACAGCATGCTGCTGAAGAAAAAACTCCGGAATCACCAGCTGCAAATGAAGAAAATGCAGAAAAAGGCGAATAA
- a CDS encoding DNA-directed RNA polymerase subunit alpha: protein MAILAFQKPDKVIMQKSTDFDGTFEFRPLEPGFGITIGNALRRILLSSLEGYAITSVRFSGVMHEFSTIKGVVEDVTEIILNLKQVRFKKTGESGDNEKIFVIINGQDAFSAGDITKFSNNFSVLNPDLVICNMDSSVTLEIELTVGKGRGYVPSEENKNPDANVGVIAIDSIYTPIKNVKYTIENYRVEQKTDYEKLVLDITTDGSIHPEDALKEAAKILIQHFMLFSDENMMLEAQAKEETKEVDEEILHMRKILKTELVDLDLSVRALNCLKAADIRSLADLVSYDVADMLKFRNFGKKSLTEIQDLVKSKGLSFGMNLSKFKLDEE, encoded by the coding sequence ATGGCAATTTTAGCATTTCAAAAACCAGACAAGGTTATCATGCAGAAGTCAACTGATTTTGATGGCACGTTTGAGTTTCGTCCGTTAGAACCAGGCTTCGGTATAACCATTGGTAATGCTCTTCGTCGTATCTTACTTTCATCACTTGAGGGTTATGCGATCACTTCAGTTCGTTTTTCGGGAGTGATGCATGAGTTTTCAACCATAAAAGGTGTTGTTGAAGACGTAACCGAAATTATACTTAACCTAAAACAGGTTAGGTTTAAGAAAACCGGTGAATCTGGTGACAACGAAAAGATATTTGTTATCATTAATGGTCAGGATGCTTTTAGTGCAGGTGATATCACTAAGTTCTCAAATAACTTTTCGGTTTTAAATCCTGATCTTGTGATCTGTAACATGGATTCATCTGTAACGCTTGAAATTGAGCTTACTGTTGGAAAAGGCCGTGGTTACGTTCCAAGCGAAGAAAACAAAAACCCTGACGCTAATGTAGGTGTGATAGCTATCGATTCTATTTACACGCCTATCAAAAACGTTAAATATACTATCGAGAATTATCGTGTGGAACAAAAAACGGACTATGAAAAATTAGTTCTGGACATTACCACAGATGGTTCTATCCATCCTGAAGATGCGCTTAAAGAAGCTGCTAAGATTCTTATCCAGCACTTTATGTTGTTCAGCGATGAGAACATGATGCTTGAAGCACAGGCTAAAGAGGAAACTAAAGAGGTTGATGAGGAAATTTTACACATGCGTAAGATCCTTAAAACTGAATTGGTAGATCTTGACCTTTCAGTACGTGCATTAAATTGCCTTAAAGCTGCAGACATCCGCAGCCTGGCTGATTTGGTTTCGTATGACGTTGCTGATATGCTTAAGTTCAGAAACTTTGGTAAAAAATCATTAACTGAAATTCAGGACCTGGTTAAATCAAAAGGCTTATCTTTTGGTATGAACCTGTCAAAATTTAAGTTAGACGAAGAATAA
- the rpsD gene encoding 30S ribosomal protein S4 yields the protein MARYTGPKSKIARRFREPIFGPDKALERKNYPPGMHGASKRRGKQSEYSTQLMEKQKVKYTYGVLERQFENLFHRASAKEGITGENLLKFLEARLDNAVYRLGISPSRSGARQLVGHKHITVNGEVVNIASYALRAGDVIAVREKSKTLEAITNSVAGRRINKYSWLEWDAANLTGKFLNYPNRDEIPENIKENLIVELYSK from the coding sequence ATGGCTAGATATACAGGACCAAAATCCAAAATTGCGCGCCGTTTCCGTGAACCGATCTTCGGTCCGGATAAAGCGCTGGAAAGAAAAAATTATCCCCCTGGGATGCACGGTGCTTCCAAAAGAAGAGGAAAGCAATCGGAGTACTCAACCCAGTTGATGGAGAAACAAAAAGTTAAATACACTTACGGTGTATTAGAGCGTCAGTTCGAAAACCTGTTTCACCGCGCTTCTGCTAAAGAAGGTATCACAGGCGAAAACTTGTTGAAATTTTTAGAAGCCCGTTTAGACAATGCTGTTTACCGTTTAGGTATTTCTCCAAGCCGTTCAGGTGCACGCCAGTTAGTTGGTCACAAGCATATTACTGTTAATGGCGAAGTTGTAAACATTGCGTCTTATGCGTTAAGAGCAGGTGATGTAATTGCGGTTCGTGAGAAATCAAAAACATTAGAGGCAATTACAAATTCAGTGGCTGGCCGCAGAATTAACAAATACAGCTGGCTTGAATGGGATGCTGCCAATTTAACTGGTAAATTCCTTAACTATCCAAACCGCGATGAGATCCCTGAAAATATCAAGGAAAACCTGATCGTCGAGTTGTACTCAAAATAA
- the rpsK gene encoding 30S ribosomal protein S11 yields MAKSKKVTKKRIVIVEPVGEAHINATFNNIIITLTNKTGQAISWSSAGKMGFKGSKKNTPYAAGQAASDCGKVAYDLGLRKVEVFVKGPGAGRESAIRTLQTAGIEVTTIKDITPLPHNGCRPSKRRRV; encoded by the coding sequence ATGGCTAAGAGCAAAAAAGTAACCAAAAAGCGCATTGTAATTGTTGAACCGGTTGGCGAGGCACACATCAATGCTACTTTTAACAACATCATTATCACCCTTACCAACAAAACAGGCCAGGCTATTTCATGGTCGTCTGCAGGTAAAATGGGTTTCAAAGGATCAAAAAAAAATACTCCATATGCTGCAGGACAAGCTGCCAGCGATTGCGGTAAAGTGGCTTATGATTTAGGCTTACGCAAGGTTGAAGTGTTTGTAAAAGGCCCGGGCGCTGGTCGTGAATCAGCTATCCGTACTTTGCAAACTGCAGGTATTGAAGTAACTACTATAAAAGATATCACACCGCTACCGCATAACGGTTGTCGTCCTTCAAAAAGGAGAAGAGTTTAA
- the rpsM gene encoding 30S ribosomal protein S13 → MARISGIDLPKNKRGEIGLTYIFGIGRSTAQRILTEAGIDFNTKVQDWNDEQLATIRGIINDQIKVEGSLRSEVQLNIKRLMDIGCYRGTRHRKGLPLRGQRTKNNSRTRKGKRKTVANKKKATK, encoded by the coding sequence ATGGCAAGGATATCAGGTATTGATTTACCAAAAAATAAAAGAGGAGAGATCGGACTTACGTATATATTCGGGATCGGCCGCTCAACAGCTCAAAGAATTTTGACTGAAGCAGGTATTGATTTCAATACGAAAGTCCAAGACTGGAATGATGAGCAATTAGCTACCATCCGTGGTATAATTAATGATCAGATAAAAGTTGAAGGCTCCCTGCGTTCAGAAGTTCAGCTTAATATTAAGCGTTTAATGGATATAGGTTGCTACCGTGGTACCCGTCACCGTAAAGGTTTGCCTTTGCGTGGTCAGCGTACTAAGAACAACTCACGTACCCGTAAAGGAAAACGTAAAACAGTTGCTAACAAAAAGAAAGCTACTAAATAG
- the rpmJ gene encoding 50S ribosomal protein L36 has product MKVRASIKKRSVDCKIIRRNGKLYVINKKNPKFKQRQG; this is encoded by the coding sequence ATGAAAGTTAGAGCATCCATTAAAAAACGCAGTGTTGATTGCAAAATCATCCGCCGTAACGGGAAACTTTATGTGATTAACAAAAAGAATCCGAAGTTTAAACAACGCCAGGGCTAA
- the infA gene encoding translation initiation factor IF-1, producing MAKQSSIEQDGTIREALSNAMFRVELENGHEIIAHISGKMRMHYIKILPGDRVKLEMSPYDLTKGRITYRYK from the coding sequence ATGGCTAAACAATCATCGATTGAACAGGACGGAACAATTCGGGAAGCATTATCAAATGCAATGTTCAGGGTTGAACTCGAAAATGGTCATGAGATTATTGCGCATATTTCCGGAAAAATGCGAATGCACTACATCAAAATTTTACCTGGCGACAGGGTTAAACTGGAGATGAGTCCATACGATTTAACAAAGGGCAGAATAACCTATAGATATAAATAA
- the map gene encoding type I methionyl aminopeptidase: MSKIHYKSVEEIELIRESSLLVSKTLGEIAKVIRPGIKTIELDKLAEAFIRDNGGVPAFLNYHGFPYSLCISMNDQVVHGFPGQHVLVEGDVVSVDCGVILNKYFGDSAFTFAIGEVSETAKQLMRVTRECLDLGVEKAVAGLRVGDIGHAVQEHAEKHGYGVVKELVGHGVGLELHEKPEVPNYGKRGSGTKLEEGMVIAIEPMINAGKARVKFWDDGWTVSTIDGKPSAHYEHTVAIRKGQPDILSTFSYVDNVLKEKNNN; encoded by the coding sequence ATGTCAAAGATTCATTATAAGTCTGTCGAAGAGATAGAGCTGATAAGAGAAAGTTCTTTACTTGTTTCCAAAACACTTGGGGAGATTGCGAAAGTAATACGCCCCGGTATTAAAACCATTGAATTAGATAAACTTGCAGAGGCGTTCATCCGTGATAACGGAGGGGTCCCTGCATTTTTAAACTATCACGGGTTCCCTTATTCATTGTGTATTTCAATGAATGACCAGGTAGTACATGGTTTCCCCGGTCAGCATGTGCTGGTTGAGGGCGATGTAGTATCGGTTGACTGCGGGGTGATCCTGAATAAGTACTTTGGCGATTCTGCATTTACTTTTGCCATTGGCGAGGTTAGCGAAACGGCAAAGCAGTTAATGCGGGTTACCAGAGAATGCCTTGACCTTGGCGTAGAGAAAGCGGTTGCAGGACTGCGTGTGGGAGATATAGGGCATGCTGTACAGGAACATGCCGAGAAGCATGGCTACGGTGTAGTGAAGGAACTGGTGGGTCATGGTGTGGGTTTAGAGCTGCATGAGAAGCCCGAGGTACCTAATTATGGTAAGCGCGGCTCAGGAACGAAGCTGGAAGAAGGAATGGTGATTGCTATCGAACCTATGATTAACGCAGGCAAGGCCCGGGTTAAGTTTTGGGACGATGGATGGACGGTATCAACCATTGATGGCAAACCGTCTGCTCATTATGAGCATACAGTAGCTATCAGGAAGGGGCAACCCGATATACTTTCAACATTTTCTTACGTAGATAATGTTTTAAAAGAAAAAAATAATAATTAA